The following proteins are co-located in the Tripterygium wilfordii isolate XIE 37 chromosome 2, ASM1340144v1, whole genome shotgun sequence genome:
- the LOC120009645 gene encoding uncharacterized protein LOC120009645, whose translation MIQNYHDAMAICRSRGNPYLFITFTCNVRWVEIQNALSLIPGQKPEDRPYIISRVFHMKLDEFMSDIKKGSYFENIVGAIYTVEFQKRGLPHVHIIIWLNQVDKYPTPNDIDRIISTEIPKKEMEPELHKIVSKFMIHGPCGIANPRAPCMKMGRCVKHFPKKFQQETTIGEDGFAVYRRRDDEDIIVKSGVEMDNRFIVPYNKQLLLKYDAHINVEWCNRSWSIKYLFKYVNKGPDRTRAFLQTEKEAPGQNSAAGDPIFDKIKTSIDCRYLTAYELAWRIFEFHIHHKYPAVLNLTIHLPLMNNIVFNGDIDVNRVLQQPGIEKTMLTEWMFTNTNFEDARGLSYAEFRTLWRWDTTNKIWFHRKRGSCIGRITYVHPSAGELYYLRMLLSHSEGAENFVHIRTINQIVYDTFKEACNATGLIGDDREWHEAIEEVVAWATSQELRYLFVTSILYCEVIDANKLLERNLRYLQEDICYKLKNQHEI comes from the coding sequence ATGATCCAAAACTACCATGATGCAATGGCAATATGTAGGTCAAGAGGAAATCCATATTTATTTATAACATTCACTTGTAACGTACGTTGGGTGGAAATACAAAATGCATTGAGTCTTATTCCAGGGCAGAAACCAGAGGATAGACCATACATTATTTCTAGAGTTTTCCATATGAAACTCGATGAATTTATGAGTGACATCAAGAAGGGCTCCTATTTTGAAAATATCGTAGGTGCTATTTACACTGTTGAATTCCAGAAAAGGGGGCTACCTCATGTGCACATTATCATCTGGTTGAATCAAGTTGACAAATATCCAACTCCGAATGACATTGATAGGATCATATCTACAGAAATCCCAAAAAAGGAGATGGAACCAGAACTTCACAAAATTGTCTCTAAATTTATGATTCATGGACCTTGTGGCATTGCCAACCCTAGAGCTCCTTGCATGAAGATGGGAAGATGTGTGAAGCATTTTCCCAAGAAGTTTCAACAGGAAACAACTATAGGCGAAGATGGATTTGCTGTGTATAGAAGAAGAGACGATGAGGATATAATTGTTAAATCTGGCGTCGAGATGGATAATAGATTTATTGTCCCATACAATAAACAACTTCTTCTCAAATATGACGCGCACATAAATGTCGAATGGTGCAATCGATCTTGgtcaataaaatatttatttaagtaCGTGAACAAGGGCCCGGATCGTACAAGGGCTTTCTTACAAACTGAGAAGGAGGCACCTGGTCAGAATTCAGCAGCAGGTGATCCaatttttgataaaataaagaCCTCTATTGATTGTAGGTACTTAACAGCCTATGAATTAGCCTGGAGaatttttgaatttcatatCCACCATAAGTATCCAGCTGTGCTAAACTTAACGATCCACTTGCCTCTAATGAACAATATTGTTTTCAATGGAGACATAGATGTCAACAGAGTCTTGCAGCAACCTGGCATAGAGAAAACTATGCTAACAGAATGGATGTTTACTAACACCAATTTTGAAGATGCACGGGGGCTTTCATATGCTGAGTTTCGAACTCTATGGAGGTGGGATACTACGAACAAGATCTGGTTTCATAGAAAAAGAGGGAGTTGTATAGGCAGAATTACATATGTTCATCCATCTGCAGGTGAACTTTATTATCTCAGGATGCTGCTCTCCCATAGTGAAGGGGCAGAAAATTTCGTTCACATAAGGACAATTAACCAAATTGTGTATGACACTTTCAAAGAGGCATGCAATGCAACGGGTTTGATTGGAGACGATCGAGAATGGCACGAAGCAATCGAAGAAGTTGTAGCATGGGCCACTTCACAAGAGCTGAGATATCTGTTTGTCACCAGCATACTATATTGTGAAGTCATAGATGCCAATAAATTGCTTGAGAGAAATTTAAGATACTTGCAAGAAGATATTTGTTACAAGCTTAAAAACCAACATGAGATATGA
- the LOC120016893 gene encoding protein ALP1-like, producing MKLRLPKGAKTKYRTRKDELATNVLLVCTRDMQFVYALPGWEGSAADSRILRDAISRRNALNIPNGYYYLVDAGYTNGNGFLAPYRGQRYHLNEWREGRQPVTKEEFFNMKHSAARNIIERWIGLLKMRWKILRNTCFYGISTHAYIISACCLLHNLIRIEMRFDPIEAQLDTEFGQTFLNDYEHGEHIGIVEPSNEWTAWRDQLANEMFNTWRANRVQT from the exons ATGAAGTTGAGACTTCCAAAAGGTGCAAAAACAAAATATCGAACAAGAAAAGATGAACTAGCAACCAATGTGCTATTAGTTTGTACAAGGGATATGCAATTTGTCTATGCTTTGCCAGGCTGGGAAGGGTCTGCTGCTGATAGTAGGATCTTAAGGGATGCTATTAGTAGGCGTAATGCCCTAAATATTCCAAATG GGTATTATTACCTAGTCGATGCTGGTTATACCAACGGTAATGGATTCTTGGCACCTTACAGAGGACAAAGGTATCATCTAAATGAGTGGAGGGAAGGACGTCAACCAGTGACAAAAGAAGAATTCTTTAATATGAAACACTCTGCAGCAAGGAATATAATTGAAAGGTGGATTGGATTGCTAAAAATGCGGTGGAAAATACTGCGTAACACTTGCTTCTATGGGATAAGCACACACGCATACATAATTTCTGCTTGTTGTTTGCTCCACAACCTGATTCGTATAGAGATGAGGTTTGATCCGATTGAAGCTCAGCTTGATACAGAATTTGGGCAAACTTTTCTAAATGATTATGAGCATGGAGAACACATAGGAATTGTTGAGCCTTCAAATGAGTGGACTGCTTGGAGGGATCAACTTGCAAATGAGATGTTCAATACTTGGAGAGCTAATAGAGTGCAAACTTAG
- the LOC120009649 gene encoding uncharacterized protein LOC120009649: MDLGNTMLREELSHNIYELQCQTKCLVQQMNYDKKLVYEAVLEAMYKRSGGFFFVYGHGGIGKTFLYNAIIGSLRSEGKIVLAVASSGIASLLLPGGRTAHSSFKISINIHSESSCHIKKGTQVAKLIKKTCIIVWDEAPMTHRHCFEALDRSMRDMLTTDEEPAEDKIFGGKIVLLGGDFRQILPVIVKGSRYDTVKSCITQSHLWPHRKIYVLKQNMRLSDIGLNNQQRSELKKFSDWLLDIREGREATIKINEDEEVPSWIKIPESLLLKSEKGEIEDMIREIYEHLPSLYSDPNYLKERAIITATNEAVDIINSHVLKLIPIEHKTYLSFYSIYK; encoded by the coding sequence ATGGATTTGGGAAACACTATGTTAAGAGAAGAGTTATCACACAATATATACGAACTACAATGTCAAACCAAATGTTTGGTACAGCAAATGAATTATGATAAAAAATTGGTATATGAGGCTGTTTTAGAAGCTATGTACAAAAGAAGTGGTggtttcttctttgtttatGGTCACGGTGGAATTGGGAAAACTTTCCTTTACAATGCAATTATTGGCAGTTTACGTTCAGAGGGCAAGATAGTACTTGCAGTTGCATCTTCTGGTATTGCGTCACTACTATTGCCTGGAGGAAGGACAGCACATTCAAGTTTCAAAATCTCAATTAATATCCATTCAGAGTCAAGCTGTCACATTAAAAAAGGCACACAAGTGGCAAAACTTATAAAAAAGACATGTATTATAGTATGGGACGAGGCACCAATGACACATCGCCACTGTTTTGAAGCTCTGGATAGGTCTATGAGAGATATGTTGACAACTGATGAAGAACCAGCAGAGGACAAAATTTTTGGGGGCAAAATAGTTCTCCTTGGTGGGGATTTTAGGCAAATCCTTCCTGTCATTGTAAAGGGCTCAAGATACGACACAGTAAAGTCCTGTATAACACAATCTCATTTATGGCCTCATCGCAAGATCTATGTTTTAAAACAGAATATGCGCCTCTCCGATATTGGATTGAACAATCAACAAAGATCAGAATTAAAGAAATTTAGTGACTGGCTTTTAGACATTAGGGAAGGTAGAGAAGCAACAATCAAGATCAATGAAGACGAAGAAGTTCCCAGTTGGATAAAGATACCTGAAAGTTTATTGCTCAAATCTGAAAAGGGTGAAATAGAAGATATGATCAGAGAAATATATGAGCACTTACCATCTTTGTACAGTGATCCCAATTACTTAAAAGAAAGAGCAATAATCACAGCAACAAATGAAGCTGTTGACATCATAAATTCACATGTCCTCAAATTAATACCAATTGAACATAAAACATACTTAAGTTTCTACTCAATCTACAAATAG
- the LOC120009666 gene encoding uncharacterized protein LOC120009666 — translation MSSNSSLPAPPVFKGEGYDFWAVRLEALLNAHDLWNSVEKGYELVELADDATVAQIKAQKDSQTRNFKALSYIHAAVTEEIFSRIVGLKTAKQAWEQLKEEFKGNERVRSVKLLTLKREFELQRMRESESVKEYSDKLSNLVNQMRLYGEDITDQKVVEKMLISLPEKFEAKVSAIEESCDLTKLTVSELCSKLQAQEQRASLRNDEVTEGAFHTRHKGGKQGSSFKDNKKYNQDKSGKGKSENSGDQTQKKGNYPPCGTCSRTNHLEKDYRYKGRSPVQCWFCKKNGHIEKNCKQKQQSSGQQSQQQANFSDDHKQQGKDHLFMAQHTTQLSTSNSWIIDSGCTSHMAKDIDLFTSLDKSVKTKVKMGNGDVVVVEGKGTVAVSTKRGTKFI, via the coding sequence ATGTCGAGCAACTCTAGCCTACCAGCTCCACCAGTTTTCAAGGGAGAAGGGTATGATTTCTGGGCCGTACGACTGGAGGCACTTCTCAATGCTCATGATCTATGGAACTCTGTTGAAAAGGGTTATGAGCTAGTTGAACTTGCTGATGATGCCACCGTGGCCCAGATTAAGGCACAGAAGGACTCACAGACACGAAATTTTAAAGCACTGTCTTACATTCATGCTGCGGTCACGGAGGAAATTTTCTCGAGGATTGTTGGCCTCAAGACAGCCAAGCAAGCCTGGGAACAATTGAAGGAGGAGTTTAAGGGCAATGAAAGAGTAAGGTCTGTCAAACTTCTCACGCTCAAAAGAGAGTTTGAACTGCAGAGAATGAGGGAGAGTGAGTCTGTAAAGGAGTATTCTGATAAGTTGAGTAATCTGGTGAATCAAATGCGTTTGTATGGGGAGGATATTACTGACCAGAAGGTAGTAGAGAAGATGTTGATCAGTCTGCCAGAGAAATTTGAAGCAAAAGTCTCTGCCATTGAGGAGTCATGTGATCTCACCAAGCTTACTGTGTCTGAGTTATGCAGTAAGCTGCAAGCTCAAGAACAGAGGGCTTCATTGAGGAATGATGAAGTGACTGAAGGAGCATTTCATACTAGGCATAAAGGGGGGAAACAAGGTTCATCCTTCAAAGATAACAAGAAATACAATCAGGACAAATCAGGGAAAGGCAAGAGTGAGAATTCTGGTGATCAAACTCAGAAAAAGGGTAACTATCCTCCTTGTGGAACTTGTAGTAGGACCAATCATCTGGAGAAGGACTACAGATACAAGGGCAGGTCTCCAGTTCAGTGTTGGTTTTGTAAGAAAAATGgtcatattgagaaaaattgtAAACAGAAGCAGCAGTCTTCTGGGCAGCAATCTCAGCAGCAAGCAAATTTTTCTGATGATCATAAGCAACAAGGCAAGGATCATTTGTTCATGGCCCAACATACAACACAATTATCCACATCAAACTCATGGATAATTGACAGTGGTTGTACAAGTCACATGGCCAAGGACATTGATTTGTTTACTTCTCTAGATAAGTCTGTGAAGACCAAGGTGAAGATGGGCAATGGTGATGTTGTAGTAGTTGAGGGAAAGGGGACAGTTGCTGTTAGCACTAAAAGAGGTACAAAGTTTATATGA
- the LOC120009637 gene encoding uncharacterized protein LOC120009637 — protein MEYGESSRDNRKRRKCLLDEQKRDRGLILSPTLATNQHHSATNTLVHQLLSFSSLPTTELNSVPLNFGHPSCTCEYCGAIFWFAERLKSAPARAPVYSLCCRQGRIKLAQLREPPTLLRQLMDYLGGRCLRLFRKNLQTYNSMFALTSIGGKIDNDINKGQGPYIFKLNGQNHHLIGSLLPVNGVEKEIVSQLIHIFDDFNHLVKAFRMARDKFKAGDERHISLLLSARRQIDSSQYDAPAYPEMASLVVGDIGYTDEGRDIIVEYQGQQLKRISDLHPSFMAMQYPILFPYGEDCYRLNIPYEDKSQVPKLKRGNITRREYYAYMI, from the exons ATGGAATATGGAGAATCGAGTAGGGATAATAGAAAGAGGAGAAAATGTTTATTGGACGAACAAAAGAGAGACAGAGGATTAATTTTGAGTCCAACACTTGCTACGAACCAACATCATTCTGCCACTAATACTTTAGTTCATCAATTGTTGTCTTTTTCCTCTTTGCCTACAACCGAACTGAATTCGGTTCCACTGAATTTCGGTCATCCATCATGTACCTGTGAATATTGTGGTGCTATTTTTTGGTTTGCAGAGCGACTGAAATCAGCTCCAGCCAGAGCTCCTGTGTATTCACTCTGCTGTAGACAGGGGCGTATTAAACTTGCACAACTAAGAGAACCTCCAACACTTCTTAGGCAACTAATGGACTATTTAGGAGGGAGATGTTTAAGATTATTTCGTAAGAATCTTCAAACATACAACTCCATGTTTGCATTGACCTCTATCGGTGGGAAAATCGACAATGATATCAACAAGGGACAGGGACCATATATTTTTAAACTTAATGGCCAAAATCATCACTTGATAGGATCACTTCTTCCTGTCAATGG AGTGGAAAAGGAGATTGTGTCTCAATTAATACATATTTTTGACGATTTCAATCATTTGGTTAAAGCTTTTCGTATGGCAAGAGACAAATTCAAAGCTGGTGATGAACGTCATATTTCATTGTTGTTGTCCGCTAGGCGACAGATCGACAGCTCACAATATGATGCTCCAGCTTATCCAGAGATGGCAAGTTTGGTTGTTGGGGATATTGGGTACACAGATGAGGGCCGTGACATTATTGTTGAATACCAAGGACAGCAATTAAAGCGTATTAGTGACTTGCATCCTTCTTTCATGGCCATGCAATATCCAATTTTATTCCCATATGGCGAGGATTGTTATAGGCTTAACATTCCTTACGAAGATAAAAGTCAAGTACCTAAGTTGAAGCGCGGGAACATTACAAGGCGTGAGTATTATGCATACATGATATAA